In Rutidosis leptorrhynchoides isolate AG116_Rl617_1_P2 chromosome 6, CSIRO_AGI_Rlap_v1, whole genome shotgun sequence, the DNA window ttggttacttcccgatcgggggaagcggggggaagcaaacattttttttttcttctttttttttggaaaattttttttccggcatcaagatcacacaaaaatatgaacatttagaagagacacttcgtgatgaatgttattatttaggcggaaaaacgatcgacaaaaataacattcaagataatattgttcgtgaagaatatgaacattttttttcatgttttgtgaagtaaaatttagcccgatttagagtttaggttttagggtttggtgttttgggtttattccataaacccaaaacaccaaaccttaaaccctaaaccctaaaccgttcgtgttaaaaactcaatctaaatcctaaatctaaaccataaaccctaaatttctaaaccctaatatctaaaccctaaaaaccctaatatctaaaccctaatatctaaaccccaatagctaaaactcaacatacgctcgaaaaacacgataattgttatatattacttcttcgagcattttcccgccaaaataaaaacatttatcacaaagtgtctctactaaatgttcatattttcatcccatctataatgttcgtgaacaaaattttttcaaaaaacgaaaaaaaaaaaaagtttttgcttccccccgcttccccccgattggttacttccctcttgatcctaccactatatatatatatatatatatatatatatatatatatatataaactaatattaaaaatttaaaattgtgGACAAAAAAAGAAAATGAAATCACATATTTGGTCTAGTTTCCCACAAATTATTCCAAGTTTGTAGTCACTTGACATGTTTATGAACTGCATACATAGCAAGAACCGTTTGTCTTAATGTGAGCACACTTTGAAGCTCCATATATGTAACACCGCGTAATTCATCTACCTGCATGAAAtgtttattataatttttattaaagaattaaagaaatTGTTTGATAAAAGTATATCATATAGAAAATGATGAATCTAAAAACACAACCATATCACCCGATAAGTGAAGTCACCTAAAAACACAACCATGTCATTCTCTCTTGCAACTAATCAAATGACAGGGCACCAAAAGCCTACAATAACATCAACATTATCTTAATCTCACCGTTTAATATAAAAGTAAAATCTACTAATAATTCGGCAATATTTACCTTTTCTAATAGAATGGTAAAATAGTATGCACCTACATAAATAGAAAGTCATTTTCtccatatattatataataatttacCATCTAACCTGACCCATTTTTTTATGTACCAAAAAAGCAAAGAAAGTAAATAACTCACTTTTAGTCCTCGAGCCAACATTCCTCTTCACAAGCACCGATCCATTTCTCCACCTTTTCAAGTATCTCTCATCTCTTTCGTACCAAGTGATTGTTAACATAATTTAACCACTACCCAATCCATATATTTTCCAGACCTAAATGTATTAAGTTAGCATTCAATTGCAGGAAGATACCATGAAAGAAGTCAAATACCCAAAAATTGAGAGTTACCAACTTGATAAGAGTTGTTCGCGACATAATCAAGTAAAATCTAAATTAATTGTTTTAAATCCAATGGAAAATATCCCGAGATTTGTTCCAAACTAAAAATTGATAAAAAGAGGATATAAGTATACCTGAAAATTGCGGTGGTAGCTGTGACGAAATTCTACCAGCAGCTAAGAATCCCTTGCCAACATGACTAAAAAGAACAATCCCAATTTCAAGTTCTCTGCAAAAGACATCAAAACACTAATTACTATTTGCTATTTATAATTCCTTATAGAAAATAAATTATGTCAAATTCTAACAGTCTCAATCATATGTTATTCCAAACTTTTGCAACCTCTGCAAAATATGCAAAACTTACGACAAAGCAAAAAACAACAGCAAGTGCATGTGGAAAGATGGTAATGTGTTGACTAAACTGGCTGTACATGGTACATGAAAAATGGCACATGAAGAGAATATGTAGAGAATGGACTGTACATGGTTTAACCCAACCTAACACTTGCTGTTGTTTTTTATACAGCACATCTCTAGAATATTATTTGCTGTTGTTGATAATTGTACTTGGAAAATGGACTGTACATGGTTTAACCCAACCTAACACTTGTTGTTGCTTTTTACAAACTGGCTGTTTGTGGTTGATTTATTGTTTATGAAAAATAAATATTTATGAGTTCAGTTTCGAAACCACGATACCTTACaacgaagaatatatatatatatacaaaatttagAGATTATTATGAGCATTAGAATATTAAAGAGAGATTGTGATTTCTTACCAACCAGAAGTTCCTTCTCATTTAACTTCGTTTCACCGAAAATCCATGCAAATATGATTGTCATGGCTGCAATGCATAAAGACTCCCGCAAATGCAAAATCAAGTGCAGTTGAGTTCCCACATCAATGAAACACGAGCAAAGCCAATGTGCTACAAAGTTTCTAACCCACTCAACTAAAAATTTTCACTGTATATCAGAGCATAGTCATTTGACTAAACAAACCTAAAGACATTCATTATCTTAAAGCAAGTAAAATATAGTATCTAGTCAATCATTATCTTAAAGAATTTGATGACCTTCGAAAACCTCTATCGAAAATAACTTCTTACAAAACATACCTTTTCGGCTTTTCACGTTAAAAAACCTAGCCAAAACTCTAACCGTCATCGAACAATTCTTTTAATATTCATGTTACATTCTAGCAAGAACCAACCTATATCCAAACTGAAGGTGAAAACAAATCCAAAATAAATAATTTCTCAACTCGAAAATAGTAACACTAATTACAAATATTGAAATATAAAGTTATATGCTTGACATCCATTTACTGTGTCACAATTGCATATACTGGTTTTCATACAATGTATATAATGTATGTTTAGGTAAAATGGGTAAAAAAAGAAACATGTGCGAACATATAACATTAGAACGATACTAATAAGATTAGCATGACCTAGGATTACACGACAAATCGAGAAATGGTCAAAAAAAAATTAATTCTAAACATTTTTGAATTTAAAGGCTTGGAGAATTAGCGTTTTCAGTCAATACCATGTATAACAAAAAATAACCCATTTTATCCAAACGTGACCCACCCATATTCCACCGTTATGGAATATCTACTCATTTTCCAAATTATATGATCCTTTAATTAATTAAACGTGTTTTCGTTGCTAGTGAAGAATGTAATATGCTTAACTTATTTCCTTTGATGTCCCATTATCATTCTTAGGAGCAGCTGCAACTTCTTTAGCAACTTGTTTGTGCAAAACCATATTACATAAGAGCCTCCTTGCCAATTGCCAATAAAACAATAACATTATAAATCAATTCAGATTTTCATATAGATAGCAAAATATGCAGTTCATGACGTTTGGGTTTGGGTCAAACATACAATTTTGAATACGGGTCAGGTGGCCGACCCATAATGCTTTTTTCAAAgaacttgttattattatttattaagaaAGATAAATTCCATGTTTGACTCATTAAAGCTAAATACCAAATTTCGATTCGGATCAATTAGAGTTCGCCACCAAAGTTGTTCCAATTTTCAAATTAAGTATATAATTCGCAGTAAGATGTATGACTAACCACGTTTTAAGGCCATCCAAAACAACAATGTTGTAATGAAAATTTTAAGCAAATGACAACAGATATCACTAACCACGTTTTAAGGCCAGCCAAAACAACAATGTTGTAATGAAAATTTTAAGCAAATGACAACAGATATCAGAATCCATTTATGTATCACAAAAAGTAAAACAATTAGTCACAATATCAAATATAGCACATACACTTGTTATACACACTCAGACTATTCGTTCAATCAAAATACTCGAGAAAAATTGCTTACTCAAGTATGCAACCACGAAACTGAACAAAGTAGACTATACTTGGATGATATAACTTTACACCCACCTGACCCGCCCATTGGGCTACCTATACGCAATAAAGTGAGTGACACTTGCACCCCCACGCATATAACTCGTTAGGTACCTTAAATATTCCTCAACTTAACATAACGATAATCGTTCAAAATAATACTTACGACATTACCCCATCATGACATGCTCAACTCCACTCAAGTAAAAGTTGCAACAGATTTATGAAGGCAATAATAGGGAATCACAAAACACAATTAAATTGAAAATGCCTGACATGTCTACTTTTTTTGTGTTGTTCATAACAGTAGTCCATTGCTTTAGAGTAGAGAAATTAGTTGAGTTAAATAGCTACATAAGAAGATATTTAAACGATCTTTAATCCTCAAAataattttgtaataataaataaAGTGAATTCTTGTACGATGAAGCAGTGATTCAAAAGTGAACAGGTCAATCAGATCATACAATAACGTAAGTGTGATCTACCATAATAAACATGTCATACGGTTCTAAAAATTCAGACTATAAGAATACTGACAACAACACAGTTGAAGTACCATCTTATAATGAAAAAAATAGGTTTCTAAATTAAGAAACACATGATGATGTAACAAAAGGAGAGAAAGTTCGATTTTTTCATAGAACAATATCTTACTTGACTTGTCTTTTGTTGTCCAAAATATACAATATGCACAAAAGCGCTTGCATAAGCCATACATaattgtatatgtgtgtatattaaGAAAGAGATAGAGAGGTACTAACGTCGATATCTTGGTGACGTTGGTGAGCCACGAGCTGAGATTTATAAACCAAAGATGAGGTATCTTTGGGGATGCAATGGCATGCTTTATCAACTTGAAGTAGAATAGTCTTTGAGACCACATGTACCCCCTGCAACATAAATGAACCTAACATACAAAAACTTAGAATATTCAATTATATCATAAAGAAAAATCTGTATTTCAGTGGTATAAATACTTGATTCATCATATTACTGGTATGAACTCTGAATATACAATTAGGGTTAAGAATTTAACCCTAATAAGCATTTGACAATTCTGGTAGTGTTTAATCCGGATCAAGTAATAGCTTCATGTTCATGGTTAGGGTTTCGAGTTCCTGATTTTTATTTAACAATTGATGGATTACAAATCAATCTTAATAGATtcaaaccctaaattagttaaacAAAAaacgaaattacctgcttattaatcGTAACCATAAATGCTACCGCACGATTCGATCGTCAATCATCGTCATCTACGAATCCTAGATTAGGTGTGAGCCAGATTAAAAGAAATACTCCAGATTAAATAAAATACTCCtaacttgatgatgatgatgatgatgatacgattGAATCTGCATCGTGGTTGCATATTTGTGGATATGAATGCAGATGATGTTGAATCTTCGGATTTTCATCGAGTGAATTGAACCCCTAATTTCACAGATTTGTTCCGTGTCGCTTTTTAGTTCAGGGGTAGTTTAGATCTTTTAACCGACTTATCACGACTTGATTGTGTTGATTAGTTGTGATGGAGGGATAAGATTGAATGATTAATTTTGATGGatgattaggatatattttttaatTGAGATATCACTCAATTATGGTTTTGTTATTAGAGATGTAAGAGAGAAGAGAGAAGGGTAAAAAGACGTATTTACTCTCGTATGGAATGTCCATGTCAAGAGTTTTTAAATTTCTTTAACAAAAGTTAGAGGGAGGGACCACTCACGCAACAACTATAAAATGAATGGA includes these proteins:
- the LOC139851420 gene encoding uncharacterized protein isoform X1 — its product is MLIRVKFLTLIVYSEFIPVHLCCRGYMWSQRLFYFKLIKHAIASPKIPHLWFINLSSWLTNVTKISTRLLCNMVLHKQVAKEVAAAPKNDNGTSKEIIEWVRNFVAHWLCSCFIDVGTQLHLILHLRESLCIAAMTIIFAWIFGETKLNEKELLVENLKLGLFFLVMLARDS
- the LOC139851420 gene encoding uncharacterized protein isoform X3; the encoded protein is MWSQRLFYFKLIKHAIASPKIPHLWFINLSSWLTNVTKISTRLLCNMVLHKQVAKEVAAAPKNDNGTSKEIIEWVRNFVAHWLCSCFIDVGTQLHLILHLRESLCIAAMTIIFAWIFGETKLNEKELLVENLKLGLFFLVMLARDS
- the LOC139851420 gene encoding uncharacterized protein isoform X2, with the protein product MVTINKQVHLCCRGYMWSQRLFYFKLIKHAIASPKIPHLWFINLSSWLTNVTKISTRLLCNMVLHKQVAKEVAAAPKNDNGTSKEIIEWVRNFVAHWLCSCFIDVGTQLHLILHLRESLCIAAMTIIFAWIFGETKLNEKELLVENLKLGLFFLVMLARDS